AACTTTAGCGATCGATTCCGGATTCGTCGTGCCGTCGCGAAGTGTGTCGTGGTAGTTCAGCGTGCCATATGTCGTCCAAATCAAAAATAGCGCCAGGGCGAAACCGAAGTCGCCAACGCGGTTGACGAGGAACGCCTTCATGCCGGCGGCAGCTGCTTCGGGCTTGGTGTACCAGAAGCCGATGAGCAGATAACTGCACACGCCGACTGCTTCCCAAAAGACAAACAGCAAAACGAAGTTGCTGACCGAGACCAGCATCGTCATCGAAAACACAAACAGGCCGACGTACGCGAAAAATCGCCAGTAGCCTCGATCGCCGTGCATGTAACCCGCACCGAAGATCGCGACCAGCGTGGCCACGAAGGTGACCATCGAGAGCATCATCGAGGTGAGGGCATCGGCGCGGAGCGCGACATCGATGCGGAAGTCTTTCCAGCCGGCATCCGATGGGGTCATGGCTGTGGCGGCATCTTCGCTGGGGGCCGTCGGCTTCAAGTCGTAGGCATTTTCAATGTTGGCCCAAGTCCAAAGCGTGACGACTCGCTCGAAGCCGGTTGCCTCTGCGGGCTGTTTGGACTGTTCGGCCAGGATCTCGCGGACGAGTAGCATGCTGCAGAGGAACGAACCGCCGATGGCAACAATGACCGGCCAATGGCTGGCTTCGCGCAGTACGCTTGCGCCGAACAGTGCGACGATGATCGCAGCGGCCAGCGGCAAGGCGGGAATCAGAATGAGGCAGAGCGAAATCGTATCCATGCGTTACACCCGGCTCCGATGCTGTTGTTCGTCGATGTTGGGCAGGGGTTCGCGGCCGGCGGGTGTCAGCGTGGGCCAAACCTGATCTTCGACTAGTTCTTCCGGGACTCGTTGATCGACAAAGGCAGGCTGTCCCTCTTCGCGGAGGTCTTGCCAGATGAGGGCATCCAGGCTGCCCGTACGTTGAGCCAGCATCAGGATGAGGGCCATGGCGATACCGGCTTCGCAAGCCGCGACCGTAATCATGAAGATCACGAGCGTCTGGCCATCCCAAGCTGTGGGGGTTCCCAACGTACCGTGGTATCGACCAAATCCGACCAGGCAAACCGCGACACCTTGAAGCATCATCTCGACGCACAAGAACATGACGATCATGTTGCGGCGGACGAGAAAGCCAATCAAGCCGATCACGAACAACAAACCGCCCACGATGAGTGAGTCGTACAGCAAGCTCAATTCATTCATCGGGCGTTGGCTCCCGGGCTCAAGGCCTCTTCGACGCGGTCTCGTTGCTTGCCTTGAATGGCGATGGCCACTGCTCCCACCAAGGCGGCCAGCAACAACGTGCCTGCCACTTCGAGGCTGATGAGATGTCGCGTGAACAGGTAACCGCCAAGGCGGGCCATGTGATTCGGATTCAAGATGTCGTTAGGCTGTTGCGCCAGGGGAGCCGAGACGGTCTTTTCTTCCGGATTGTTCTTGGCCGCTGTGGCGGCCGCGACAGCCCTGGCTTCCATGGCTTTCCCTTCTGCGACGGCCTGAGTCTTCAAGCCACTTAACGCGAGGGTCAGCATGGCCACGAGACAGCCGGCGACAAACACCGATATCGCGCGCGGGAACCAGCCCCAACTGATGCGGTCGTAAGGGGCGTGCCCTTCGGGTTGGGCCAGCATGAGCACAAACAAAAACGTCACCACGATCGCACCGGCATAGACGACAATCGTCGCCACTGCCAAAAATTGCGCTCCATCGATGAAAAACAAGCCAGAAGTACCCACCAGCGACATGGCGAACCACAGCGCGGAATAGACCGGGCTTTGGGCAGTGATGCAGCCAACGGCAGAGACCAGCGTGGTCACTGCCACCAGCCAAAACACGCCTTGAGCAGCAGGATTGGCGAGCCAGGGAAGATCGGCACCAAACAGACCGAGCGAAATGATCAACAGCAGACCGCCAATTGTCTTGCCGTGGCGAACTGCCCTCGGCAAGATCAACCAGAGACCGATGGCCGAGAGGACCAAACCCCAGGTGGTGGGACAGCGGACGATATCGGCAATGGTTAGCTTGGCGACGTCAACAGCCGCGAGGAAGAGTGGGCTCATGTGGCCGTCCCTCCCATGCCAGGCGATTTCATCGGCTCTTTATCCTTCGTAGCGTCATACACGCTGAGGAGCTTTTCCTTGTCGAACATCATTTCTTCGCGACTGCGGCCGGTCAGGTTATAGAGGCTCGTCAGTTCCACTGCATCGACCGGGCAAGCTTCTTCGCACATGCCGCAGTAGATGCACCGCAACTCGTCGATCACGAAGCTCTCGGGATACTTCTCGCGATCGGGCCACGGACTTTCGGCGGCAATGATATCGATGCAGTGGGCCGGGCAAGCGGTCGCACACAGGAAGCAGGCAACGCACTTCACGCGGCCTTGCTCGTCTTTGTTCAAGCGGTGCACGCCCCGATAGATGAGCGGATTGCCGATCTTGGGTTCTTCGTCGGGATAGCTGACGGTGACCACGTTTCCGCCGAGCGAACGCGACAGATGCTTGAACGTGGTCGTC
Above is a window of Anatilimnocola aggregata DNA encoding:
- the nuoK gene encoding NADH-quinone oxidoreductase subunit NuoK; the protein is MNELSLLYDSLIVGGLLFVIGLIGFLVRRNMIVMFLCVEMMLQGVAVCLVGFGRYHGTLGTPTAWDGQTLVIFMITVAACEAGIAMALILMLAQRTGSLDALIWQDLREEGQPAFVDQRVPEELVEDQVWPTLTPAGREPLPNIDEQQHRSRV
- a CDS encoding NADH-quinone oxidoreductase subunit J family protein, encoding MSPLFLAAVDVAKLTIADIVRCPTTWGLVLSAIGLWLILPRAVRHGKTIGGLLLIISLGLFGADLPWLANPAAQGVFWLVAVTTLVSAVGCITAQSPVYSALWFAMSLVGTSGLFFIDGAQFLAVATIVVYAGAIVVTFLFVLMLAQPEGHAPYDRISWGWFPRAISVFVAGCLVAMLTLALSGLKTQAVAEGKAMEARAVAAATAAKNNPEEKTVSAPLAQQPNDILNPNHMARLGGYLFTRHLISLEVAGTLLLAALVGAVAIAIQGKQRDRVEEALSPGANAR
- a CDS encoding NuoI/complex I 23 kDa subunit family protein translates to MKPDDPNIAWIEEPKLGLSGMLYLPLFVQGLTTTFKHLSRSLGGNVVTVSYPDEEPKIGNPLIYRGVHRLNKDEQGRVKCVACFLCATACPAHCIDIIAAESPWPDREKYPESFVIDELRCIYCGMCEEACPVDAVELTSLYNLTGRSREEMMFDKEKLLSVYDATKDKEPMKSPGMGGTAT